CCGTCTCGGCATGACCCTCGATGGCACCCTGCGGGGAGCGTGGCTCAACGGCGGCGTCTTCCACGACAAGCAGGTGTGGGCACTGGTGCGCGCCGAGCTTGCGGCGCCACAGTGATGGCGGCGGCCGCTTACCGAGCGTCGAGCGCGTCGACGAGGTGCCGGTTGCGCTCCACGATCAGCCTCCGCAGGTAGGGCACGAGGATCAGCCGCTCTGCGAGCGCCCCGAAGACGGGCGAGGCGAGCGTGAGAGTGTCGGTCATCACCGTGCCGCCGTCGCCGTCGTCCTCGAACACGTGCTCGTGTCGGAAGGACCGGAATGGCCCGCGGGTCTGATCGTCGACGAACCTTGCGGGCCGGTCGAGCGCCGTGATGCGCGAGGTCATCGTGAACCAGACGCCGAAGTGGCGCGCCCGCCAGGTGACCGTCTCCCCCAGCCCGATGGCGCCGGACGTCACGCCGCCGATGGCACGCTCGTCGGATGCCGACATCGACGCCAGATGCGCATCGATGTCGAGCGAGAGGTCGAAAAGTTCCTCGCGGGCGACGCTCGCGCGGGTGATGACCGTGAAGGAGCTCGCCATGCCTCGATCCTCGCAGCCGCACGCCGTCAGGAGCCGTCGGCGACGATCTCCGCTTTGGCTCCCGCCGAGTTCTCCAGCCAGCCGGCGTAGTGATCCGGTCCACCCGCATGCGGATACCGGTCGTGGTACAGCGGCGTCCAGCCGTGTTCGGGAGCCGCCGCCATGACGGCGTCGACGTGTTCGCGGGTTCCCCCGTGGAAAGCGAGGTGGTTGACGCCGGGCGCGCGGCGGTCATGATCGTCGCGGGAGAGGTTCGGCGAGGTGGTGAGCGTGAGGTACGCCCCGCCCGCGCTCCAGGATTCCCCCTCCGGCCACTCGCTCTCGCGGGCGAACCCGAGCTGCTGCAGCAACCAGCCCCACTCGAGGCGAGCTTGATCCAGATCGGCGACCCACAGTTCGACGTGATGGAAGCCGGGCATACGGACAGTCTTTCAGGCTTGCGCGTGCGTGGACGGCGCCTCGG
The DNA window shown above is from Microbacterium laevaniformans and carries:
- a CDS encoding SRPBCC family protein, producing MASSFTVITRASVAREELFDLSLDIDAHLASMSASDERAIGGVTSGAIGLGETVTWRARHFGVWFTMTSRITALDRPARFVDDQTRGPFRSFRHEHVFEDDGDGGTVMTDTLTLASPVFGALAERLILVPYLRRLIVERNRHLVDALDAR
- a CDS encoding VOC family protein, with amino-acid sequence MPGFHHVELWVADLDQARLEWGWLLQQLGFARESEWPEGESWSAGGAYLTLTTSPNLSRDDHDRRAPGVNHLAFHGGTREHVDAVMAAAPEHGWTPLYHDRYPHAGGPDHYAGWLENSAGAKAEIVADGS